In Deferribacter desulfuricans SSM1, the following are encoded in one genomic region:
- a CDS encoding UbiA-like polyprenyltransferase, protein MEKVISFFRMIKVEHTLFALPFAFTGAIIAAKGIPSIDKIFWIAVAMLGARSGAMGFNRVADAEIDAKNPRTANREIPAGKISKKEAIIYIIISFLLYFLAAYKLNPLCFKLSPIPVIIFILYSYTKRFTFLCHLILGIALGLAPMGAWVAITGSIDFRIVLLGVGVMFWVAGFDLIYAIQDIDFDREHNLFSIPRFIGIKNSIYLARAFHLIAFVLFLYAKFIFNLGILYLIGVILCGLFMIYEHSIIKPNDLSKLDMAFFNLNAYISLTIFVFTFFDVVVL, encoded by the coding sequence TTGGAAAAAGTTATTTCCTTTTTTAGAATGATAAAGGTTGAGCACACACTGTTTGCTCTCCCTTTTGCATTTACAGGAGCCATAATAGCTGCAAAGGGTATCCCTTCTATTGATAAAATCTTTTGGATAGCTGTTGCAATGCTTGGTGCGAGATCTGGCGCAATGGGTTTTAACCGTGTAGCCGATGCCGAAATAGATGCAAAAAATCCAAGGACAGCAAATCGTGAAATACCTGCAGGGAAAATAAGTAAAAAAGAAGCAATTATTTATATAATAATATCCTTTTTACTGTATTTTTTAGCGGCTTACAAATTAAACCCTTTATGTTTTAAACTATCCCCAATTCCTGTTATAATTTTTATTTTATATTCATATACAAAAAGATTTACTTTTTTATGTCATCTGATTTTAGGTATTGCTTTGGGACTTGCTCCAATGGGCGCATGGGTAGCTATTACAGGAAGTATTGATTTTAGGATAGTTTTGCTTGGTGTAGGTGTTATGTTTTGGGTTGCTGGGTTTGATCTGATTTATGCTATTCAGGATATAGATTTTGATAGAGAGCATAACCTTTTTTCTATTCCAAGATTTATAGGGATAAAAAATAGTATTTATCTTGCGAGAGCTTTTCATTTAATTGCTTTTGTTTTGTTTTTATATGCAAAATTTATATTTAATCTTGGTATTTTATATTTAATTGGTGTTATTTTATGTGGTTTGTTTATGATTTATGAACACTCCATTATAAAGCCAAACGATTTATCAAAGTTAGATATGGCATTTTTTAATCTCAATGCATACATTAGTCTTACGATATTTGTTTTTACATTTTTTGATGTGGTGGTTTTATGA
- a CDS encoding UbiX family flavin prenyltransferase, with product MRKIFIGMTGASGSLYAGYFLHELCKLDDVKLFFTCTDDSVKNIYYEHNNLYNIDDFFSFYKIDRSKLTVYDYRDFAAPVSSGSFKVDDYVIIPASMGCIGRIANGISSNLIERAADVALKEKRRLTILFREAPLNSIHLENMLKLSNLGANIIPAAPAFYHKPEDIKDLIYFIIGKMFDIMNVEHNLFKRWKST from the coding sequence ATGAGAAAAATATTTATTGGGATGACAGGTGCAAGTGGTAGCCTCTATGCTGGGTATTTTTTGCATGAGCTTTGTAAGTTAGATGATGTTAAATTATTTTTTACCTGTACAGATGATTCTGTAAAAAATATTTATTACGAACATAATAATTTATATAATATTGATGATTTTTTTTCATTTTACAAGATTGATAGGTCAAAGTTGACAGTTTACGATTATAGAGATTTTGCTGCTCCAGTTTCAAGCGGTTCGTTTAAAGTGGATGATTATGTCATTATCCCAGCATCAATGGGGTGTATTGGTAGAATTGCAAATGGTATCAGCTCAAATCTTATAGAAAGGGCTGCGGATGTGGCACTGAAAGAGAAGAGAAGGTTAACAATACTTTTTAGAGAAGCACCACTTAACTCTATTCATCTTGAGAATATGTTGAAGTTGTCCAATTTAGGAGCAAATATTATCCCAGCAGCTCCAGCTTTTTATCATAAACCAGAAGATATAAAAGATTTAATTTACTTTATTATTGGGAAAATGTTTGATATAATGAATGTAGAGCATAATCTTTTTAAAAGATGGAAAAGCACCTAA